In a genomic window of Calderihabitans maritimus:
- a CDS encoding heptaprenylglyceryl phosphate synthase, with protein sequence MDYSIQWNKWKHVTKLDPDKNNSRELIKEVRDSGTDAVIIGGTQRITREKVTKLLEQVRNICGHHLPVVIEVSSPEAVVSGADAYLIPVVLNSGKVTWLVEAHRKVMQQIGELLYSMKGPEILIPEAYVVLNPLSAVAQVTESRTELEPEEVLAYARVGERVFNFPIVYLEYSGIYGDPRLVRMVKEGLRYAQVFYGGGIDSAAKAKEMARAADTVVIGNVVYANRDYPLNDLVSAVKGIKNKAPEGANV encoded by the coding sequence GTGGATTACAGTATTCAGTGGAACAAGTGGAAGCATGTTACCAAATTGGACCCGGACAAAAATAATAGCCGCGAATTAATCAAGGAAGTTCGGGATAGTGGGACTGATGCGGTAATCATCGGAGGCACCCAGAGGATAACCCGGGAAAAAGTAACCAAACTCCTAGAGCAAGTACGGAATATCTGTGGACACCATTTGCCAGTTGTGATAGAAGTATCTTCTCCGGAGGCGGTGGTTTCGGGAGCAGATGCCTATTTAATACCAGTGGTACTAAACAGCGGAAAGGTTACATGGTTGGTAGAAGCTCACCGCAAAGTTATGCAGCAAATAGGTGAACTGTTATACTCGATGAAAGGCCCGGAAATATTAATCCCTGAGGCATATGTGGTTCTCAACCCTCTCTCTGCCGTGGCTCAGGTTACGGAAAGCAGGACTGAGTTAGAACCGGAAGAAGTGTTGGCTTATGCTAGAGTGGGCGAAAGGGTTTTCAATTTTCCTATTGTTTATTTGGAGTACAGCGGCATTTACGGTGATCCCCGGCTGGTTAGAATGGTCAAAGAAGGACTGCGTTACGCCCAAGTGTTCTATGGAGGCGGTATCGACAGCGCGGCAAAGGCAAAAGAGATGGCCCGGGCTGCGGATACAGTCGTGATTGGCAATGTTGTCTATGCTAACCGGGATTATCCCCTGAACGATCTGGTTTCTGCCGTAAAAGGTATAAAAAATAAAGCGCCTGAAGGCGCTAACGTTTAA
- a CDS encoding protease complex subunit PrcB family protein — translation MKQWWLLILLLFVLGVMGCSVGESREVKEMGQVLVGLEKLPAPQAANWVESLHRSAGVFQKKFGGYRVLLIAAGEKPTGGYDVKVEQVSLQEGKKWVVQVVFTEPKPGQMVTQAITYPYEVVAIPDDGHPIEVHKVEGKILEKLRIQEAE, via the coding sequence GTGAAACAATGGTGGCTACTGATATTGTTGCTATTCGTCTTGGGTGTTATGGGATGTTCTGTCGGGGAGTCAAGGGAGGTAAAAGAGATGGGGCAGGTATTGGTAGGATTAGAAAAGCTTCCTGCGCCGCAAGCGGCCAATTGGGTAGAGTCCTTGCACCGTTCTGCCGGAGTGTTTCAGAAAAAATTTGGGGGATATCGGGTGTTGCTTATAGCAGCAGGAGAGAAGCCTACCGGCGGTTACGATGTGAAGGTTGAGCAGGTTTCTTTGCAGGAGGGGAAGAAATGGGTTGTCCAGGTAGTTTTCACTGAGCCTAAGCCGGGCCAAATGGTAACTCAAGCTATTACTTACCCGTATGAAGTGGTTGCGATTCCTGATGACGGACATCCGATAGAAGTCCACAAGGTGGAAGGAAAAATTTTAGAAAAACTGCGCATTCAAGAAGCAGAATAG
- a CDS encoding substrate-binding domain-containing protein, with product MRKVNLLIVAFFILLTLGVTVSGCSSGADTKEIILATTTSTYDSGLLDVLIPLFQQKTGYTVKTVPVGTGKALAMGERGDADVLLVHAPEAERPLVEKGVVINYRRVMHNDFVIVGPPEDPAGVKGSGSAAEAFKKIADSEALFLSRGDSSGTHKKELGIWEQAGLKPQGNKWYQETGTGMGNTLNVASEKEGYTLTDRGTYLKLKKHLRLEIVFEGDPVLMNIYHVMQVNPEKFPGTNEEGGRALVDFLVGPEAQEVIGEYGVKEFGQPLFYPDARKGRE from the coding sequence ATGCGAAAAGTTAATTTGTTAATTGTTGCTTTCTTTATTCTATTAACCTTAGGAGTGACCGTATCCGGATGTTCATCTGGTGCCGACACTAAGGAAATTATTTTGGCAACTACGACTAGCACTTATGATAGTGGACTTTTGGATGTGTTAATTCCCCTTTTCCAGCAGAAAACCGGTTATACAGTTAAGACAGTACCGGTAGGTACGGGTAAGGCGCTAGCTATGGGGGAGAGGGGCGATGCTGATGTCCTATTAGTACATGCTCCAGAGGCGGAGCGTCCGTTGGTAGAAAAGGGAGTTGTTATCAATTATCGCCGGGTTATGCACAACGATTTTGTAATAGTAGGGCCTCCCGAAGACCCGGCCGGTGTCAAAGGTAGCGGGAGTGCCGCGGAAGCTTTTAAAAAAATAGCTGATAGTGAGGCGCTCTTTCTTTCCCGGGGAGATTCTTCCGGCACTCATAAGAAGGAACTGGGTATCTGGGAGCAAGCCGGTCTGAAACCGCAAGGGAATAAGTGGTATCAGGAAACAGGAACCGGGATGGGGAATACTCTCAATGTCGCTTCCGAAAAAGAGGGTTACACTCTGACGGATCGCGGAACTTATCTTAAGCTGAAAAAGCACCTTCGGTTGGAAATTGTTTTTGAAGGAGATCCGGTACTTATGAATATTTATCATGTCATGCAGGTCAACCCGGAGAAATTTCCCGGGACAAATGAAGAAGGGGGAAGAGCTCTGGTCGATTTCTTGGTGGGACCGGAAGCCCAGGAGGTTATTGGTGAGTACGGGGTGAAAGAATTCGGACAACCTCTATTCTATCCCGATGCCCGGAAGGGAAGGGAGTAG
- a CDS encoding ABC transporter permease: MDLIWQGLREGILLLIQGDREVLDITLRTLKISGAATLLSLLLGIPLGCFLALKRFQGRNAIITLIYTSMGLPPVVAGLWVSLLLWRSGPLGFLGLMYTPAAIVIAQVALAAPIITSLTIVGMQQIDPKLVMQLKSLGASRWQLWYTLIKEARLAIMAAVIAGFGGVVSEVGASMMVGGNIAGQTRVLTTAIVLEVSRGNFSKGIALSIVLLALAYIIIFILTLTQQRGKLHET, encoded by the coding sequence TTGGACTTAATATGGCAGGGATTACGAGAAGGCATTTTGCTTCTCATACAGGGCGATAGGGAAGTACTGGACATTACCCTCCGGACTTTAAAAATATCGGGAGCGGCAACCTTATTGAGCTTGCTCTTAGGGATTCCTTTGGGTTGCTTTCTGGCCTTGAAGCGTTTCCAGGGAAGAAACGCTATCATTACCTTGATTTACACCAGTATGGGCTTGCCGCCGGTGGTGGCGGGTCTTTGGGTAAGTTTGCTGCTGTGGCGTTCAGGGCCCCTTGGTTTTCTAGGACTTATGTATACGCCGGCAGCCATAGTTATAGCGCAGGTGGCGCTGGCAGCACCCATCATTACCAGTTTAACCATAGTAGGAATGCAGCAGATCGATCCTAAACTGGTAATGCAGTTAAAAAGCCTGGGGGCATCGCGATGGCAGCTTTGGTATACCCTCATCAAAGAGGCTCGATTGGCTATAATGGCGGCTGTTATTGCTGGATTCGGCGGAGTAGTTTCAGAAGTAGGAGCCTCTATGATGGTGGGAGGAAATATTGCCGGGCAGACCAGGGTATTAACTACCGCAATAGTCCTGGAAGTTTCGCGGGGGAATTTTTCTAAAGGCATTGCCCTCAGTATAGTTTTGCTGGCACTCGCCTATATTATCATTTTCATACTAACCTTGACACAGCAGCGGGGGAAACTGCATGAAACATAA
- a CDS encoding ATP-binding cassette domain-containing protein: MKHNIMELRNAVVEKSKKVILHIPRLEVSSGEVLAIAGANGAGKSTLLLVLAGVQKLSQGKLMFKGRPVGVDNNLFLRRRVTLVMQDPLLLKTSVFNNVALGLYYRGLGKRQIKKKVEYWLGKLG, encoded by the coding sequence ATGAAACATAATATAATGGAACTACGAAATGCTGTTGTTGAGAAATCAAAAAAGGTAATCTTGCATATCCCGCGTTTAGAAGTCAGTAGCGGCGAAGTCCTGGCCATAGCGGGAGCCAACGGTGCCGGAAAAAGCACCTTATTGCTAGTACTGGCAGGAGTCCAGAAGCTTTCGCAAGGGAAGCTAATGTTTAAGGGCAGGCCGGTTGGAGTTGACAATAATCTGTTCCTGCGACGGCGAGTTACTTTAGTGATGCAGGATCCTCTTTTACTGAAAACATCGGTTTTTAACAATGTAGCTCTAGGTCTCTACTATAGAGGTCTTGGTAAGCGACAGATTAAAAAGAAAGTAGAATATTGGCTGGGAAAGCTGGG
- a CDS encoding FmdB family zinc ribbon protein: MPTYDYRCQKCGVFEYTQNITEPALEKCPHCGQEVKRLISRNVNVLYKAGGFHITDYRSKDYKEQAKKEEKSSSDAKAS; encoded by the coding sequence ATGCCGACTTATGACTATCGCTGCCAGAAGTGTGGAGTATTCGAATATACCCAAAATATAACTGAACCGGCGCTAGAGAAGTGTCCTCACTGCGGGCAAGAGGTTAAACGTTTGATTAGTCGTAATGTGAACGTTTTATATAAAGCCGGTGGTTTCCATATTACGGACTACCGGAGTAAGGATTATAAGGAACAAGCCAAAAAAGAAGAAAAGAGTTCTTCCGACGCCAAAGCCAGCTAG
- a CDS encoding Hsp33 family molecular chaperone HslO: MESYIIRATAASGQIRAFAGDTTQLVEQARLQHNTAPTATAALGR, encoded by the coding sequence ATGGAAAGCTATATTATCCGGGCTACTGCTGCTTCGGGTCAGATACGGGCATTCGCTGGAGATACAACCCAGCTGGTGGAACAGGCCCGCCTGCAGCATAATACGGCTCCTACAGCAACTGCGGCTTTAGGCAGGG
- the hslO gene encoding Hsp33 family molecular chaperone HslO translates to MAMDLKGDDILTIRIMGNGPLGAIVVVANAKGEVKGYVQDPTVHLPPRADKKLDVGGAVGNTGMLYVTKDLGLKEPYTGSVQLVSGEIAEDLAYYFYDSEQRPSSVALGVLVEKDHSVRAAGGLIIQLMPGAQEEIIERLEKNLKNLESVSSLIDQGRKPEELLALTLDGFNIKIHQKQAVKFACNCSRERLEEILLSLGHAELKSMLEEQGQAEVRCHFCNRTYHFSRAEIVQLLKELEEKKGS, encoded by the coding sequence AATGGCTATGGATTTGAAAGGTGATGATATATTGACAATCCGCATAATGGGAAACGGGCCTCTTGGTGCTATAGTGGTGGTCGCCAACGCTAAAGGAGAAGTAAAAGGTTATGTTCAGGACCCGACAGTACACCTTCCGCCTAGAGCTGACAAAAAACTCGACGTGGGCGGTGCGGTTGGAAATACGGGCATGCTCTATGTTACAAAAGATTTGGGCCTTAAGGAACCCTATACGGGAAGTGTGCAGTTGGTTTCGGGCGAAATTGCGGAAGACCTGGCCTATTATTTTTACGATTCCGAGCAACGTCCCTCATCAGTAGCCTTGGGTGTATTGGTGGAAAAAGACCACTCGGTTAGGGCAGCCGGGGGCTTAATCATCCAGTTGATGCCCGGTGCACAGGAAGAAATTATAGAAAGGCTGGAGAAAAATTTGAAAAACTTAGAGTCCGTGAGCAGTCTGATTGACCAGGGCAGAAAACCAGAGGAACTTTTGGCATTAACTCTTGACGGATTCAATATCAAGATTCATCAGAAACAGGCGGTGAAATTTGCCTGTAATTGTTCCCGGGAAAGATTAGAGGAAATCCTGCTGAGTTTGGGTCACGCGGAGCTCAAGTCTATGTTGGAAGAACAGGGTCAGGCTGAAGTTCGTTGCCATTTCTGTAATCGTACGTATCATTTTTCCCGTGCAGAAATCGTTCAACTGTTAAAAGAATTAGAGGAGAAAAAGGGAAGCTGA
- the speE gene encoding polyamine aminopropyltransferase → MLVKGLWFSELQTSTLKISCMTKSVLCSEQSQYQNVAVLDTLPYGRMLVLDDVIQTTVKDEFIYHEMISLVALNTHPFPRNVLIIGGGDGGTLREVTRHPAVEKATLVEIDEKVIEASRKYLPQIGSAFDDPKAEIVVADGIKHVQEHENEYDVIIIDSTDPVGPAVGLFSEDFYRQVHRALKDDGILVAQTESPFFNEELVSSVYKSLKKIFAISKVYLATVPSYPGGLWCFTMGSKKYDPEQVDLEKIPPLNTRYYNPQIHKAAFVLPNFIAELLK, encoded by the coding sequence ATGTTAGTGAAAGGTTTGTGGTTCTCGGAATTGCAGACTTCAACCCTGAAAATATCATGTATGACTAAGTCGGTGCTGTGTTCGGAACAATCTCAATATCAGAACGTTGCGGTTCTCGACACGTTACCCTACGGTCGTATGCTCGTACTAGATGATGTTATTCAAACCACGGTAAAGGACGAGTTTATATACCATGAAATGATTTCCTTGGTGGCTTTAAACACCCATCCTTTTCCCCGCAATGTTTTGATTATCGGTGGTGGTGACGGCGGAACGCTTCGGGAGGTGACTAGGCACCCGGCAGTAGAAAAGGCTACTTTGGTAGAGATAGACGAAAAAGTGATAGAAGCTTCCCGCAAGTACTTACCACAGATAGGGTCTGCTTTTGATGATCCGAAAGCGGAAATCGTGGTGGCAGATGGCATAAAGCATGTCCAGGAACATGAAAATGAATATGATGTAATTATTATAGATTCCACTGATCCGGTAGGACCAGCAGTGGGTCTCTTCAGTGAGGATTTTTACCGGCAGGTACATAGAGCTCTTAAAGATGACGGAATTTTAGTGGCGCAGACTGAATCACCTTTCTTCAATGAGGAATTAGTTTCTTCGGTTTATAAGAGTTTGAAGAAAATTTTTGCTATAAGTAAAGTTTATCTAGCTACTGTTCCCAGTTACCCCGGGGGATTATGGTGCTTTACCATGGGCAGTAAAAAGTATGATCCCGAGCAGGTTGACCTTGAAAAAATACCCCCATTGAATACTCGCTACTATAATCCTCAGATCCATAAAGCGGCTTTTGTGTTGCCTAATTTTATTGCAGAGCTGTTAAAATAG
- the speB gene encoding agmatinase codes for MKELMVNNLSFIGSKKTYDEADIVLVGVPLDLTVSFIPGTRWGPSAIRTVSEVLEEYSPTLDKDLREKNYYDWGDVELPLGNVSQSLQRIEEVARKIVLDGKKPVFIGGEHLVTLPLVKVMAERHPGLAVLQFDAHADLRQEYLGQEYSHATVMWHVNQIIGRENLYQLGIRSGTREEFAYARENTRFYPEMVLEPLDDIVKNLQGRPVYVTLDIDVVDPAYAPGTSTPEPGGCTSTEILAAVKKLNELNIIGFDLVEVCPLNDPTRHTAILAAKIIREALLGWY; via the coding sequence TTGAAAGAATTAATGGTAAACAACCTGAGTTTTATAGGAAGTAAAAAGACTTATGACGAGGCAGATATCGTACTGGTAGGGGTTCCCTTGGATTTGACCGTTAGTTTTATCCCAGGGACCCGCTGGGGGCCTTCTGCCATCAGAACTGTATCAGAAGTTTTGGAGGAATATAGCCCAACTTTAGATAAGGATCTCCGAGAGAAGAATTACTACGATTGGGGAGACGTCGAACTTCCGTTGGGCAATGTCTCGCAAAGTCTCCAGCGGATTGAAGAGGTAGCTCGGAAAATAGTTCTGGACGGAAAAAAGCCAGTTTTTATCGGTGGTGAGCACCTGGTTACCCTTCCGCTGGTCAAAGTGATGGCAGAAAGGCACCCGGGGTTGGCAGTCCTACAGTTTGATGCACACGCTGACCTGAGACAAGAATATCTCGGGCAGGAGTATTCTCATGCAACAGTAATGTGGCATGTTAATCAGATAATTGGAAGGGAGAATCTTTACCAGTTGGGCATCCGCTCCGGCACGAGAGAAGAGTTCGCGTATGCCCGGGAGAACACCCGTTTTTATCCTGAAATGGTGCTGGAACCGCTGGATGATATTGTAAAGAATTTGCAGGGAAGGCCAGTATATGTAACCTTGGACATAGATGTAGTTGATCCGGCGTATGCTCCCGGTACGAGTACCCCTGAGCCGGGTGGATGTACCTCGACAGAAATTCTAGCAGCGGTGAAAAAGCTTAATGAGTTGAATATAATAGGCTTCGATCTGGTAGAAGTATGTCCTCTCAATGACCCAACACGGCACACTGCTATTTTGGCAGCAAAAATCATCAGAGAAGCCCTTCTTGGATGGTATTAA
- a CDS encoding SEC-C metal-binding domain-containing protein has protein sequence MGRNEPCPCGSGKKYKKCCGKNSGNVIYLSDTMLHREVDSIRRQLVEFAEKNSDEFGTAFLECPISEYTDLDGIMQYEELGNTFLDWFVFDYKLKDGSTLFARFLEENREGLREALVEVLERWKEAPISAFEVVRVILGKGAVLRDIFSGEEKRLYYPYYPEEIPHGAIQICRLLPAGDWHEFLIGTYVAAPEDKEFILERVNEERQALADLGIEYESWGEFLKQHSEVLLEVICQLFTGTESETEIGDSTKQLVKQFVARKFLATPLPELGGRSPLEISSHRELEEKLEQFLADVARGRYDHEELGGITPSENLELIKLLLGLGKEKPRQVDDFTWQDDKYREEARLLVEKMKGEYLPLDIGRALEIWHQYSSEECPRFRKPGVWAAAVEYTLASMYKPGVTQQQVADKYGVSANSVSKNSYKIEEMIYWEFHLDEAGIAPVSGGSGRPLVERETARIQSLLEGQEFQSEEELQRFLDEINRGGLPEIPPEQMSPRRWAQEMIYDAWEIEDPQMRVRLAKKALKVYPHCADAYVILAEDAAATYGEAIKFYEKGVKAGEKSLGKEYFHSNKGYFWGLVETRPYMRAKMGLAQCLWEVGDLEGAIRHFTEMLELNPNDNQGVRYLLSTCLLEAGRYEELEELFRRYEEDIGVDWLYNLALYQFIKKGKNSPEAAAALKRAIKANRHVPAYLMGIKELPRELPDYFTLGSEDEAVAYAAYAKKVWQKTIGALEWLRSSI, from the coding sequence ATGGGCAGAAACGAACCCTGCCCCTGTGGCAGCGGGAAAAAGTACAAGAAATGCTGCGGTAAGAATTCCGGTAACGTGATTTACCTGTCTGACACGATGCTTCACAGGGAAGTTGACAGCATCCGGAGGCAACTGGTGGAGTTTGCCGAAAAAAACAGCGATGAATTTGGTACAGCTTTTTTAGAGTGCCCCATTAGCGAGTATACAGACTTGGACGGTATCATGCAGTACGAGGAACTGGGAAATACATTCTTGGACTGGTTTGTTTTCGATTACAAGTTAAAAGACGGCAGTACTCTCTTTGCAAGGTTTTTAGAGGAAAATCGGGAAGGCTTACGGGAAGCCTTAGTTGAAGTACTGGAAAGATGGAAGGAAGCACCGATTTCTGCTTTTGAAGTAGTGCGGGTGATTTTGGGAAAAGGTGCGGTACTAAGAGATATTTTTTCCGGTGAGGAAAAACGCCTGTACTATCCTTATTACCCGGAGGAGATTCCCCACGGAGCAATTCAGATTTGCCGGCTGCTGCCTGCAGGTGATTGGCATGAATTTTTGATTGGTACTTATGTAGCGGCTCCGGAAGATAAAGAATTTATTCTGGAAAGGGTTAATGAAGAAAGGCAGGCGTTGGCTGACCTGGGAATTGAGTATGAAAGCTGGGGTGAATTTTTAAAGCAGCATAGTGAAGTACTTTTAGAAGTAATCTGTCAGCTGTTTACCGGCACGGAGTCAGAAACTGAGATTGGTGACAGTACCAAGCAGCTAGTAAAGCAATTTGTGGCCAGGAAGTTTCTTGCTACTCCGCTTCCCGAACTTGGGGGTAGGAGCCCTTTGGAGATAAGCAGTCACCGGGAATTAGAGGAAAAATTGGAGCAATTTCTTGCAGATGTTGCCAGGGGACGTTATGACCATGAGGAATTGGGCGGTATTACACCTTCTGAAAACTTGGAACTAATAAAGCTACTGCTGGGACTAGGAAAGGAAAAGCCCAGGCAGGTGGATGACTTCACCTGGCAGGACGACAAATACCGTGAGGAAGCACGGCTCCTGGTGGAAAAAATGAAGGGTGAGTATCTGCCGCTGGATATAGGAAGGGCTCTGGAAATATGGCACCAGTACAGCAGCGAAGAATGCCCCCGGTTTAGAAAGCCGGGTGTGTGGGCCGCGGCGGTAGAGTACACCCTCGCTTCCATGTATAAACCAGGTGTGACGCAGCAGCAGGTTGCTGACAAATACGGGGTTTCTGCCAATAGCGTGTCCAAAAACAGCTACAAAATAGAGGAGATGATTTACTGGGAATTTCATTTGGACGAGGCCGGGATTGCACCGGTCTCAGGTGGGAGCGGCAGACCATTGGTGGAACGGGAAACTGCCCGGATTCAGAGTTTGTTGGAAGGACAGGAATTCCAGTCCGAAGAAGAGTTGCAGCGCTTTTTGGACGAAATTAACCGGGGCGGGCTACCGGAAATACCCCCGGAGCAGATGTCTCCCCGGCGCTGGGCTCAAGAAATGATCTACGATGCCTGGGAAATTGAGGACCCTCAGATGAGAGTCCGTCTAGCTAAAAAAGCTTTGAAGGTCTACCCCCACTGCGCGGATGCCTATGTGATTCTGGCGGAGGATGCTGCTGCGACCTATGGAGAGGCGATAAAATTCTATGAAAAGGGAGTCAAAGCAGGGGAGAAATCTCTGGGAAAGGAGTACTTCCACAGTAATAAGGGGTATTTTTGGGGGCTAGTGGAGACTAGGCCGTATATGCGGGCCAAAATGGGGCTGGCCCAGTGTTTATGGGAAGTGGGAGACCTGGAAGGTGCCATCAGACATTTCACCGAAATGTTGGAGCTCAACCCCAATGACAACCAGGGAGTGCGTTACTTGCTCAGCACTTGCCTGCTGGAGGCGGGCCGGTACGAAGAACTGGAAGAGCTTTTCCGGCGGTATGAGGAAGATATCGGGGTGGATTGGCTGTACAACCTGGCCCTGTATCAGTTTATCAAGAAAGGGAAAAACAGTCCCGAAGCTGCTGCAGCGTTAAAAAGGGCAATTAAGGCAAATAGACATGTACCCGCTTACCTAATGGGTATTAAAGAATTACCCCGGGAATTGCCCGATTACTTCACCCTAGGTAGCGAAGATGAAGCGGTAGCTTACGCGGCATACGCTAAAAAAGTTTGGCAGAAAACCATTGGCGCTCTGGAGTGGCTCAGGTCTAGCATTTAA
- a CDS encoding CRISPR-associated endoribonuclease Cas6, which yields MSIILAPGEMKQYVIFPLDFRRYFISLIKSMLENSPLFNRFKQERPGYSPYVFSVNFQKIVNIDTRMQQMWVRPPVYLLFSTGLYEVMTALCNGAISLKGQDTILGLKLRHINLLPLKEIKSSPQVFKIRGHAVLRGRNGYIDAAESTVEELEEAINTHLLKQHEFLRQEYGQSLSPRIGKIKVIPSASSYHKGVCSHYGGRLTTLQGSIALDGPADSLQFLYNFGLGVRTGQGFGLLEVR from the coding sequence GTGAGTATTATTCTTGCACCCGGTGAAATGAAACAGTATGTTATATTTCCCCTTGATTTTCGACGGTATTTTATTTCTCTGATTAAGAGTATGCTGGAGAATTCGCCGTTATTTAACCGTTTTAAACAGGAAAGACCCGGCTACAGTCCCTATGTGTTTTCAGTAAATTTTCAAAAAATCGTAAATATTGATACGAGGATGCAGCAGATGTGGGTAAGGCCGCCTGTATATCTTTTGTTTTCTACCGGACTATATGAAGTAATGACAGCGCTGTGTAACGGTGCAATAAGTCTAAAAGGGCAGGATACAATCCTGGGGTTAAAGCTCCGTCATATCAACCTTCTACCTTTGAAAGAGATTAAGTCTTCCCCACAGGTCTTCAAAATTCGGGGACATGCAGTGCTTCGCGGGCGCAACGGTTACATAGATGCGGCTGAGAGCACCGTAGAGGAATTAGAAGAAGCCATAAATACCCATCTTCTAAAACAACATGAGTTTCTTCGGCAGGAGTACGGGCAGAGCTTGAGCCCCAGAATTGGGAAGATAAAGGTTATACCTTCTGCATCCAGCTATCACAAAGGTGTGTGCAGCCATTACGGCGGCCGGCTGACTACCCTGCAGGGTAGTATTGCACTGGATGGGCCTGCCGACAGCCTGCAGTTTTTATATAACTTTGGTCTGGGTGTGCGCACCGGTCAGGGATTTGGTCTTCTGGAGGTGAGATAG